A genome region from Vicia villosa cultivar HV-30 ecotype Madison, WI unplaced genomic scaffold, Vvil1.0 ctg.000011F_1_1, whole genome shotgun sequence includes the following:
- the LOC131621778 gene encoding uncharacterized protein LOC131621778, giving the protein MADNNNIPTADPFLLDELIEESSRELASRRREDRRRQRSGHETRDTQLVQVLQQVQNVDHVPPEGHTQNGGGTSGPEHAQNVNETDPRDGQHASSFTHTSERRRTRHVEEEEQLDIPEDADPITVRLLKEIQLTNSLLRIQDDRIHDLERQRRRRSSPRKRYRSRSYSSSRSPPRRYRRRSPSSSRSPPRRHRRRRTRSRSPARKNRKNQKPETAGQKSPSPEDGRRGLPKLHWMTTGGTTGATGTTIRQVRVTKRTSAALCPGASEELTSLEGWKNPQHWTRKGQ; this is encoded by the exons atggctgacaacaacaacatcccaaccGCCGACCCTTTCCTCCTTGAcgagctgatcgaggaatcctcccgcgagctGGCTAGCCGTCGTCGGGAGGATCGTCGGCGACAGAGGTCCGGGCATGAGACCCGGGACACCCAGCTGGTGCAGGTCCTTCAGCAAGTCCAGAATGTCGATCATGTTCCTCCCGAGGGGCACACCCAGAACGGCGGCGGCACCAGTGGGCCAGAACATGCCCAAAATGTGAACGAAACCGACCCCCGAGACGGGCAACATGCCTCCTctttcacccacacctccgaaaGGAGAAGGACCCGCCATGTGGAAGAGGAAGAACAGCTCGATATTCCCGAAGATgctgaccccatcaccgtccgACTGCTGAAAGAAATACAATTGACGAACAGCCTCCTCAGAATTCAGGATGACCGAATTCATGACCTGGAAAGACAGCGACGACGTCGCTCCTCTCCGAGGAAGCGCTACAGGTCACGCTCTTATTCTTCCTCGCGCTCACCAccgagaagataccgtcggcgttccccaTCCTCTTCAAGGTCCCcaccgagaagacatcgccgccgAAGAACTCGTTCCCGTTCTCCAGCCAGGAAGAACAGGAAGAATCAGAAGCCTGAAACCGCCGGGCAGAAAAGCCCCTCCCCTGAAGATGGCCGTCGAGGGCTCCCAAAGCTGCATTGGATGACAACCGGGGGGACAACCGGCGCAACAGGCACCACCATTCGCCAGGTCCGAGTGACgaagaggacttccgcagccctctGTCCGGGAGCATCCGAAGAGCTCACCTCCCTAGAGGGATGGAAAAACCCCCAACACTGGACCA GAAAGGGGCaatga